The following nucleotide sequence is from Salvia splendens isolate huo1 unplaced genomic scaffold, SspV2 ctg880, whole genome shotgun sequence.
aagtgaacccaggttaggttctgattctcagaaggaatcccctgttttaaagtttagaggtgatggtgtttcagagggagtaaaccttgatatttctgctgtggatttggtggagagtgttgttgggGGGGTAGATGCTCTTGTTGCGGTAGTTGAGGACACCGCTATTACTGTCAGTAgggctgagggggaaacccctgttctggaggcgtctgttgagagggatgccgttgttgatgatgatgatgttcaagtgggcggagaagccctaaattctgagaaggatgtagaaaaggaaaccctagacgtagttgggggcgatgaagcccaatttACTGAGGAAGTTGTTGATGCGGGAAAGACTCCCGAAAAATCTGTGGGCACTGaagcccaacctgaaggaaatcttacggggttagaaacccctgtttatatcacgggggcaaccccattgttagcagaggaaagtggagcactcgattctgagggtgctcaagaaactgtcgatgcaggactccacatgatagtggatttaactgaggtctctgaggaggccgattcgcagcttaatctaagggaaacaaggagacggacacgtcggagtattcttgatgacattgccgtttctgcccaacaaaaggaaaaggatacgctggacctagcgacagccgtgtctgcgcaggaagactcccccaggccgagtggaagggagagtgacgaagaggggcgccgcgcgagggctaagaagaggaaagggaaacaaattgcttcctcctcgaccaagaaggagagggggaaatctactgaatctccacttcctccacccgccaaggtaccatacgccacagagcccgagaatcctgccaggtccagtgattccgaggaggagcaagacgaggatgtactgaactttgagccgacggagaTTTGGATTACAAACGAGCTGTTAGACAatatgagaagatttgacgatccaaaacgtgtggccatatacaaggaaaagagtgctgagggaaaggtggcgaagtccggaaaaatgtaccaaccggcggaactcaaacatattagctctaacgatgagttcagggggtatatagatgcaatcggttttgattggttactaaagcacagcactttcgaagtCCTAGTCGACGCGGCacgtgaattcttttccaccttccggttcaaatccaccgccgatttggatgcggattccatagctttcaggctttttaatgaagaacataggatgagtatccgggagtggacgctgcggatgggcttgctaacgagaacagaagatgatgagggcctgtggaacgacagaatggttggtccgccgaagttgacgccaggatttcaggcacaaggtgcgtgggagttcttgactcactcaagagtgggtcaatttaaaacaagttggtcgaaggcacaccatatagaaaatcgggtcctgcgattcgcccaaacttttgttagctacaacttgatgggcactgccaacaacgccctgacgaccgccgacctatactttacgtggtgcatggccacaggagtacgagttcatttgggttattggttagcccaagcctgccatcaagtcacctccaacccgtcccggcatctgtacacgtgccatcttctcggggcctatttgcagcgcaacattgtaattaaaatcagcaaggcctgccgtgtagtaaagatgtgctcagccccggaagtcttcaacattgtaattaaaatcaacaaggggttgctgatcgcccgagggaaggaggtgtgtttttatgaggtcggtaagtcagaagcacaagtcaagcaggaacccgatggtgtggaggtaaaggatcaagccactgaggacgaagtcaggctgatggttcagggagttcagaaagaagttgaggaggtaaggaacggaatcgacggggtacgcaaggaaatgactgagatccgaagggaattcggaaaaagcagggaagaggccgcagtcctAAGGGGACGAatcaccgattgggtggcttcgtcaacagagcaaaccaacaggatggcggagggtgttgctttgatgacgaccatgctgaaatggctgcacaaaaagttcccggatgcatcagacactattcctgggtctagcggcaacattacaacgctaagtccaggaagtgtatccgcgcagaagccatcacaaggcccgaggcctcacatcaccccctcttccgctagacccgtggtcctgaggacagccataccccgacctactgatgacagaccagtgaagccggagatgccggccaggaagaaagcaaaggtgacccagccgacggtgccaccaaagtttggctcccacgggggccagacaccgaattgaatttcccctccaacccaagtaactttttctttcttttatttaacagttctttcgttttatttctgttttacctgtcagcatgctaggttctgtatatatgtgttgaacccttccacttagaccaagcattggtctaagtgtgagaaggggttatatgtcatagcatgttttgtgttgtatattgttccttctcccacttagcccaatgcttggtctaagtgtgagaagtttgtgttttgttgagttcgtttcatgtcgccactaactggcctgctttccacttcatacggattgcttggggacaagcataaatgaagtgggaggggggacgcagttagtgcagttagtgtcttgtacatattctgttaggtctaggagtttgtagaagtttttttttaggtttcgtgtttgcataactggtaaaataaatagcaaaaagccccttagggagagtaattgaagagaaaatacatgctaaattgtgaatccttttctcttaataaatcaaagtcagttggatgaagtgagaacgatagaggatgccttagataacccagttgtgcagccctactataagagcgagttataagcctatacactttgagctaacttgtaaaaagaatgggctaccacttgatgcttagggagaagagtctgacgGGAAAAAAAGGgggtttctggaggtataagctggacgaagtccaggaaaaggaggtataagctggacgaagtccaggaaaaggaggtataagctggacgaagtccaggaaccggaggtataagctggacgaagtccaggggaggagttaaaataataaaaccggaggtataagctggacgaagtccaggaaaaaaaaaaaaaaaaaaaaaaaaaaaaaaaattaagggtaggaagcagtagtaaccagacccaggaataaaaaggagacggtaggaaggagaaaactctcataacccgatgcatcagtggagtaactttaacttaagagcgatccgatcctaacatccctggtgaggaatgagtgatcgagtgaatctaacaattgggaagtcagaaggctatcttgacgaactgacaactcgactagatagaagaagggaaggggaggaatctgaggctgtaaacacttggattgaccttaaacttgtggggatggctgctaggaaaataccagtttatgcgcttatgtgttttcttctcttttatgattttatgtgtttcgtgttgtagttgtctaggtctaggagtctgttttgtttgtagaaaAGTACTTGGAGGAGGgtcgtgcattgaaattcgccttatttctttttcttgtctttcatacttgaggacaagcatggtctaagtgtgagcagtttgataaggctaatttcatgcatgggtctagggatttaattcgtgattttactaggactaacgcacgttttaagccaggtgtgtgaaggaattcgccaggtccaggaaagaagaccaaaaaatcacaaggttgaggaactggcgatttagtgaacgattatgaagagaattgctcgacggaggaagctccagagttgaagggtagaatagagatttctacgaagactcaaggctatttccgcatctataaaggcagaagcatgcaagctggagggatcttcccgggggagacctcaccacagcctgttgcttagttcactttcccacacacacacttgatactagttttgaggagatctcagttcgcacgtccgggtttcatcttaagcttctgatatggtgtaacaccgctcttgttaggagcgagaaacaatttattttcccgctttccgcattttgcttactctgccgagcttcgttgttcgaagctcggttcgctgttttcaccgaatagtttctggtttaaatgcaagtttaattttacgttatggcgattgtgttgatttctggtttgatcgtttcgcttattgagattttggagttttaatttgtcggagttggatgcgtttcgcagctgtttactgagttattgcaggttaatggtcagatctgggagattggagttggattgtggaggaattttggttggatttgctggatttgttggttgttgggttcggatgtcttggatccggagtggatcaagtattctgacgtgaatctgagtagtttcgatctgattttcatgcttagttacgtgattttctttcattccgtctagagtacgcagatctgatgtgtttccgagttgcagcaagataacgacgaccaaatctctatattctgttcgaatctcgctttttgctcagtttgttaatctgcagttctttccgtacttgccatttttggaattatggtccccaccttcagtcatattctgtttagctagattaggtagttgtttacactgtctaggaagtggttatgtttcttgttgtcgaagtctgaatttacaagtttaacatgtcctaggtctagcatttacattttctgcctaggtctagagttagtttaaaattctcaacccttttgttgcgtggcagcagccatttgtctgtccaaagtctctgagcactactttgcgagtccatctctgtgggatcgaccccacttccctatactaattcatagtattcgggttgagggatttatatttttgaaggggagtcgagtgtgtccaacgaccaagcactttatgttctcttaagttcctagaccttgtgctctagtggagttaggagcgtggtgtcttgaccaagcgcttgcagtgatctatttctgtgcacactcGATATATATAAACAGAAAACCTCTCTTCACATACTCACCAAGAGAATGACTGCACAATGCAGTTCCTGATCGGATTGAATTCCTCATTCTCTCAGCTCTGGTCTTCTATTCTGTCAATTGGGTACCGTTGCCCTCCCTATGTAAAGTCTTCTATCTTGTCGTTCTGGAAGAAAGACAACGGAGTATTGATAACTACATTGCTATGCCTATCTCTACTCCTTCGATTGAACAGTGATTTTCTGTCAATGCTGCTTCTTCGAATTTTGGCAGAGGAAAACTCTTGTGTTCTCATTGTGGTCTAACTAATCATACTGTTGATAGGTGTTTCTCTCTTCATGGCTTTCCTCAAAGTTATGGTAGGGGCAAAGGCAAATCTGGGCTATAAGGACTTCTCTAAGGAGTTTTCTAACTCCAAAGTTGTCAATTATGTTGATGATTTGATACCTGAAGGCAGTGAGAAGATGCCTCCAACTTCACTATCTCAGTCAGCTATGCCTTCTCATGACCAGTTTCAGCAGTTGATTTCTCTTTTGCAGACACAACTTGCTGCTACGTCTCCATCCTCttcttcaccatcaccatcTCCATCTCTCCGCTCATGTTTATGCCGCACAAACAAGCTCAGTCCCTAATCCTCTACAAACTCCCTTCACTGGTACTACTTTATTTTCACCATTTATTGTTGTTACTTTCATCATCTTCATCGTTGTGGCTCCTTGATACTGGTGCCACACACCATGTATGTTGTGATATCACTTTCTTCATTGACTCTTCTCCTGTTAGTGATGCTTTTGTGAATTTACCAAATGGTGCAAAAGCCAATGTCACACATATAGGAACCATTCACCTCACACTTACACTCACTCTAAAGTCTGTTATCTGTGTTCCTAGTTTttctttcaatctcatctctatcAGTTCTCTAACTTCCTCTATATCTTATTCCATTTTTTTCACTCATGATTCTATACTTATTCAAGGAGCTTATCTTGGGACTGTGATTGGGAGGGGTAGCAGACTTGGTAATCTCTATTCTCTTGATGTTTCTAATGTATCCAATCCAGGTTCCTCTGATTCCTTGATGTTTTCTTGTGTAAATTCTGTTGTAGCCATTGATCTCTTGGCATAGGAGACTTGGCCATTTGTCTTACAATAAACTCAAAACAATTGAATGATGTTTTGTCTTTCTCCAAAATTCTCACACTCTCTGTGAAATCTGCCCATTAGCCAAGCAACATCATCTTTCTTTTCCAGTTCTGACTCAGTAGCCTCAGATTTTTTTGATCTCATACACTGTGATATTTGGGGGTCCTTTTTCCCCCTGTACTACACAAGGATATGCCTACTTTCTGACAATTGTTGATGATAAGTCTAGTTTGTTTGGACCTTTCTGATGCAACACAAATCTAATGTCAAAACTATACTGACACAATTCTTTCCATGCAATCTCTACTCAGTTCTCCAAAAAGATCAAAACTATTAGATGTGATAATGGACCTGAGTTCAATCCGTCTGCTTTATACACTTCTTTTGGGACTTTGGTTTCAACATTCTTGTGTAGAAACTCCACAGCAAAATGCTAGGATGGAAAGGAAACATCAACATCTTTTGAATGTGCCTAGAAGGATTCTTTTCCACTCTCATCTTCCTGTTACTTTATGGGGATTGTATAATCACTGCCTCCATCTATATCATAAATAGAATTCCCTCTTCTGTTCTACCTGATAACATTTCTCCTTTTAGTTCCTATTCCAAAAATCTCCATCATACAATCACTTAAGAGTCTTTGGGTGCTTATGTTTTGCCTCCACTCTTCTTAGGCAGAGAGAAAAAATTTCCCCAAGAGCCTCTAAGTGTTTTTTCTGGGTTATCCCTTGGGTTACAAAGGGATATAGGTCCTCAATCTTGACACTATGGAAGAGATCATTACCAGAAATGTCATTTTTCATGAAGAGATATTCCCTTCACTCATTTATCACCATATACTCTCCCTTCTGCCTCACATAATAATACTTCTGCTCCCAGAATGTTCTTCAGCCTCAGAAATTGTCACCATAAATACTCCCATAAATACTTCAAATTACTGTTCTGCCACTGATCAGAATAATCATGTTACAAGAGCTGGAAGACTCACTAAGCTTCATTCTCATTTAACTGATTATCTCTGCAATTCTATGTCCTCTTCATCCTCTTATCCTAtctcttctttttctctctatccaAATTATCCCCACTCACCTCAAATATATTGTTCTCATGACTGTTGTCTTTGAGCCAAAATCATACTCCCAAGCTTCCTCTTCCCCTGACTGGCAGCAAGCCATGCATGAGGAACTCACTGCTCTGGAGAAAACCAACACTTGGAAAATTATGCCTTTACCGCCGGGCAAAATCCCTATTGACTGCAAATGGGTTTAAAAAGTGAAGTTTAGAGCGGATGCTACAGTTGAGAGGCTCAAGGCTCGATTAGTTGCCGAAGGCTTCACACAACTTGAGGGTGTAGATTTCCTTGACACCTTTTCTCCAGTTGCCAAGTTGACAGCCGTTAAATTCATGCTTGCTCTTGCTGCTATTAAAGGTTGGACTTTGTCTCACCTAGACATAATAATCCCTTTCTCTATGGGGATTTGAGTGAGGAGATCTATATGAACCTGCCTCCTGGGCTGATTGTTAAGGGGGGCAGCTCTTCTAGGCCAAAGCTTGTCTGCAAGCTGAATAAATCTTTATATGGTCTAAAACAGGCATCTAGGCAATGGTGCATCAAGCTCTCGGAGGTGTTGGCCAAGTTAGGGCTCCAAAAATCAGCATCCGATCACTCCTTCTTTTACAAGAGTGACAGTTCTACTTTCTTTGGTATAGTtgtctatgttgatgatatcctAATCGCTACTTCTAGATCTGACATGATAGACGCCTTCAAACAATTTCGATCACAGTTTTTCAAATTCAAGGATTTAGAAATCCcaaagtacttccttggcctgaGATAGCCAGAAACGAGAAAGGAATTTTGGTTTCATAGCGGAAATATGTGATGGACTTGCTCAGAGATGCTGGGTTGTTGGGATGCAAACCATCTTCAGTTCCCTTGGATCCAGTGAATCAGTTGAAGCAAGACACTGGAAATCCCATGAAAGATCCATCCCAATTTAGAAGGAAGATTGGGAGGGAGCTTTATTTGTGCATCACACGATCTGACATAACATTTGCAGTACATAAACTCAGCCAATATGTTTCAAAGCCTTGTGATGAGCATTGGGAAGCAAGTGAGAAGATACTCAGATATCTAAAAGGAACTCCTGGCCATGGTTTGTTCTATTCCAGTGATAATAAACCTGCACTTAGCATTTttttcagatgcagattgggcagcaTGCTTAGATACAAGAAGGTCTTTGACATGTTATTGTTTGTTCCTTGGCACTTCATTGGTGTCTTGGAAGGCAAAGAAACAGCACCATATCTAGATCGTCAGCTGAGGTAGAATACAGGGCCATGGCACAAGCGACATGTGAAGTGGTCTGGGCTAAAGCTTTATTGGGAGACTTTGGCATTACAGTGGAGAAGGTTGTACCCTTGTTCTGTGATAATCAAGCAGCGGTTCCATTAGCTCTAACCCCGTGTTTCATGAGCGTACGAAGCATATTGAAATTGACTGTCACCCTGTGAGGGAAAGATACTTACAGGGGGTAATCAAGCCCTTACATATAAGGAATGATTTGCAGCTAGCTGAGATTTTTACTAAACCTTTGGGAGTTTATGCTTTTGAGGGCATTTTGAGCAAGATGAACTTACAGAGTCTGTATTGTCCATCTTGAGAAGGGTGTTGAAGTTATGATTCTCAATTGAGATCATCAATTTGGAACGAGAACAAAAGAaatgagaaagagaaagagttGACCGTTGATGCCAGCTGGACTTCATTAAGTGTGATTTTTTTACTTAGCTCTTAGTTAGCTTAGCTTAAGTGTGTTCGCTTAGAGTATAAATAAGGATCAGCACTTTGTTTGTATTGTTGTATCAGTCAGAAATTCAATCAATAAAAAATCTCCTTTCTTTTTCCTCAAGTTTTTCCTCTTCTTCAAGTTCGTATGGTTTGTTGTTTGATGATTGAATCGTATAGCTTCAACAATCCTCAATATGAATTAATCGTGTATATATTTGTACCAGATTGTCATGTGACTTATTTCTTCATCACTCCATTGATAATGTGTCTATTCACATGTAATCTTAGTTATTGATTTCTCTCAAAATTTATTAGTGATTttgcatatttatttctttcGAGACCTTCTTAAATAGAAATAGGATCACTCCCAGTACCCGCATGGTAACAATCAGTCTTCATTTgatgaaagtgtagatagtacGATTTACGAAGGTCAATTTTATTGATTGGTTTTCATTTAAATGTTATCAATTAGCttgttttaggtcattgtaagacattgttagtttgttttaggtcatttttagtttgttttaggtcatattataaaatttagatTTGAAAAATACGTATGtcatttttagatcattttaggtcattctTACTATCATGACCTAAAAACCGACTAAGAATGACCTCCAGATTGTCTAAAAATGATATATGGGTGTGGTTATGTGGTTATGCTGTGATAGCATATTTTATGACTCATATATACCTTTTAATGTTCTATTATGACTCCTCTTTACCATTGCTATGTTGTGATAGATGGTATGACATGAATATGCCATTATTATGCTctataatttataaaagaatGACGTGTATTTCAGTTTTTGAAGCCCCACACATTTTCATATAACAATGACCCAGATT
It contains:
- the LOC121791715 gene encoding uncharacterized mitochondrial protein AtMg00240-like; amino-acid sequence: MDLLRDAGLLGCKPSSVPLDPVNQLKQDTGNPMKDPSQFRRKIGRELYLCITRSDITFAVHKLSQYVSKPCDEHWEASEKILRYLKGTPGHGLFYSSDNKPALSIFFRCRLGSMLRYKKVFDMLLFVPWHFIGVLEGKETAPYLDRQLR